In Aedes albopictus strain Foshan chromosome 3, AalbF5, whole genome shotgun sequence, the genomic window gagtcccttcgaatctcgcagagggttacggcaaggtgatggtctttcgtgcttgctgttcaacattgctttggagggtgtaataagaagagcggggataaacacgagtgggacgattttcacgaagtccgttcagctgcttggtttcgccgatgatattgatattattgctcgtaaatttgagacgatggcggaaacgtacatccgacttaagagtgaagccaggcgaatcggattagtcattaatgtgtcgaagacaaagtacatgatggcaaagggctccagggaggaatcaccgcgcccgccaccccgaattcatatcgacggtgatgaaatcgaggcggttgaagaattcgtgtacttgggctcactggtgaccgacgacaacgacaccagcagagaaattcagaggcgcattgtggcaggaaatcgtgcctactttggactccgcagaactctacgatcgaataaagttcgccgtaacacgaagttaaccatctacaaaacgttgattagaccggtcgtcctctatgggcacgaaacatggaccctacgtgcagaggaccaacgcgcctttggagttttcgaacggaaggtgttgcgtaccatctacggcggagtgcagatggaagacgggacttggagaaggcgaatgaaccacgagctgcatcagctgctgggagaaccaaccatcgtccataccgcgaaaatcgggaggctacggtgggcgggtcacgtcatcaggatgtcggatagcaacccgactaaaatggttctcgagagtcatccgaccggtacaagaagacgtggagcgcagcgagctaggtgggtcgaccaagtggaggacgatctgcggaccctacgcagagtgcggaactggaggcaaacagccatggaccgagtggaatggaggcggctactatgtacagcagaggccacccaggccttagcctgaccggtaaggtaagtaacgcaATGCCATATGCCGTAAAATAAAATATGACTGATTTTTGTGTCATATCTAACGCTGTCATGGATGACTTCCTAAAGATGTTAATAACTCGTTATGATCAGCAAATTTTTGCCtaatgtacaatgttttaagatGTGCTAACTGTTTTCTGAAGGGAATGACTCAGTTATCAATATTAAATGACATAATATTACACGTCCTTGAATATAAACAGCGATGTGcgcgccaaacgtcaaaatgcttCAGTCTTGCTTGTCGTGTTTGTTGTTTAGTTTCGTCCGTtaggttttcgcaattttaattcACGGTCACGCCCAGTTAAGTTAATAAATCGGAATATGTGGATGTGTAAAGAAATTTGCATTCAGCTCAATGCAGAGCAGTGAAGGAATATACGCCTCTGGCAAATTCAAAACAAGTGAAAAAAAATGCGAAGAGCTGAAGCGGCATTGTTTTCGCCAGATGCTGCGGCAAGAAATTATATTATTAAATCGTATCTAATTGTTATCTTATGTGTTTTGTTAAACTGAATCTTGTAAAAAACTGACGAAAATACCTAAAGAATAACAGTAAGAAAATCCGGCAACTAGCTCGGTAATGGGTTCCTGTGTGCGGGGAAGTGGCGGGAGTTTTTGTTTTGCGAATCACTTACGGAggatttttaatattttattagtgtTCGAGTGTTTGACACAACGGTGGTGATGACAAATCTACATCGGATCAGGTTAGtggtttttggaaattatttgtaCTTTAGATGGGAAAACAGTTAAATACTCAGTGAACATAACCTTAAAATACACGTCATGACGTAAAGCTTACTATTACGTCATGACGTGTATTTTTTTTATCGCCACTCGTCTCTTGTAATTTTAAGAGTGAACGTAATTGTACGTCTGAAACCAATGTATTTTCACGTCATTCTACTCGCTGCAATATGTCGGAGTAAAATGATGtgttaaaaaaatataacaaaataatTTATCAGCcaaaaatcaaaaagaaaattTACAGATACGCCCGTACGATATTTAGCGCGATAAATATTCTgctatttttttcggggatttttgaaagaattcatgattactaatatttcagaattttcagagcaatttcaGAAACGGCTTCGAGGTTGTGCTGTTAATCTCCCCAAGCATTTAATCGCATCATACTGAAGAGCGcggtttcgattcccgccgcaaccACCAAGTTTTCTGCGGTGCCACTGGCCGTtttatgctagtccgttgtcgagAGTCGTGGTTCCTTGAAAGAGCaattagctcactggaagcattgaacgtgtccgtgtctttaaccctctaatacccaaatttttgattttgatctaaatatcatttttcgtcatctaaaaccgttttaaacatcttttggaagatgattcttaattctcgattttgtgaatttcggtttttgatttttctaatttttatttttgaacatccccacacttttatatttttcctggaagcctatttgggagacggattttttgagacgaaaacattttgagatttaatgattattgttgaaatatttttatttttatttttttttcatagcaaattttattttccgtgtaattttaaggaaaatagttttagagtgtattcgactcccttaaactattttactatgatagtatgatttgggaaaaatttaaaatatgataattattgcgattcaatacaaaatatacaatgacttctaaagtgtgactaaaacatcaattttacaatgatttttaaaaaatgttaatacgATTTTAAAGACACctaaaatcattttgagatatacagaattgtcttaaatatcagccaaaaatataaaaaaaatgaattgttcgctaaacaaaaattacaacaaagagacgaaccagccaagggctgaaagtctctttaataaagacaaatcaatcaatcaatcaaaaattacaaaaatgctcaaactataccttgtctaaaggcgggattgggtataagAGGGTTAATAAATAGGACAGCACTCACagcattcttttgaaaattttattgtgttttgtctaggaaagttttacacaagcttccaaaaaatccttgaaggattttgcaCAATCTTTTCTGTGAGGTGTCCCAAAGTTTCCTGAAAGTCTCAGATTTCTTGTTGTAATCTCTGGAATAACATTGAAAATTCTCGTGAAATTCAGGACCTACCTATAGAACATCAACTATGAAGCTCCTTGAATTCTGCTTATTTGCATTTGTTATGACgatttttgaaagattcttcaaggaattttgcgaggaatattttttttttcaaaaatgtcctgAATTTTTAAATATTGTCAAAGTTTCTTCGCAAGAATTTGATCAGTAATTCCATCATTCTGAGTTCCTTTAAAACTCCAATCACAACAAATTGCTCTAGTTTTCTTTATTTTGTAATAACTGTATTCAATAtaataaagaggttttgtgcctttttgagaatgaTTTCGTGATGTTAGGAAATCTCGCAAAggagcttttccctctttcaacaTCAAAAGTTAAAAATAATTAACACAGTAATCTCAAATTTCTATACGTGTTCTTCgaaagattccatcagaaaatgaTTGTGGAGTAAAatgttttaggattttttctaagtaaatattttaaaagttccttttttgtttttattaatgtgtatgcTAATTCTGCACTTATCAAAAGTTTCTCCACGAAtccattcaagattttttttaataaattcatcCACGGATATCCTCAGGCATCCTCCCAAGATTTTTTCCCGGATATTTTCGAAAGGATTATCTAAAAGTGTTACGGGGAAATCTTCTTATGCACAAATCTTCTAAGGATTACACTAGGAATTATTTcaatgattctttctggaactcttccaaggtttctttcaggatttcgttcctccaaaagttcttcaaagattttttttggaggatCGTTTTCAGCCTAGAATTTTTTTCtttgcaaatcttccagaaattcataggAATTTATCCTTGAACTCAAGCAACAATATTGTGATAAATTTTCTAGGATTACTTAAGATTTCTATGGACAgtgctctaaggatttctccgtaGGATTTGTCCAAGAaggccttcacgaatttctccagaaatgattTCAAGAACTCCCACTCGATTTCCACTGAAATACCCTGAGCTACTCTAGGATACTTTTCATAGGATTTATCTCGGCGATTTCTAAGggatggaaattcctggaaatatccacggaagaattattaaaataattactggataaattacaGATTAATTATTGTAATAATTCTTgcgtggatttctccagattttctctagagtttcttcatgagttctaaagattcctccgggCGTTAGTGGAAGGATTTCTGTAGTGAAAATTCCAAGCATACCTCCAGAAACTATTCTCAGGATATTCTCTAAGAATTTATATAGccgccatatagccgaggcggtaaacgcacgggtattcagcatgaccatgctgagggtgacgggttcgattcccggtcggtccaggatcttttcgtaaaggaaatttccttgacttccttgggcatagagtatcttcgtgcctgccacacgatatacacatgcaaaatggtcattggcagaggaagctctcagttaataactgtggaagtgctcatagaacactaagctgagaagcaggctttgtcccagtgaggacgttacgccaagaagagaggagaggaggattctctaaggatttattcagaaaatatgctcgtaacgcttttttgagatttttttttccaggaattcattctcaAACTTGCCCGTGAATGTTTTTACAGATGTACTCTAATTTATCACACAATCAGAAATTTTACGTAGAACTTCGTTAGGAGTTTATCTTAGTcattatttcaagattttttttttatcgattaTTCCAATAATTTATTCGGGAATCCATCATAAATCTCTTCAATAAAATCCTCgatatgccggggcccgtggcgcaattggtcacacgtctGCTTCAAAAGCAGGTGGTCATGTgttcgatcccagcctcggcaTTTTCGTCAGTTGCCCTTTCCCCCTTAGcagctgacattgaccctcttcttattcctcgggtgatgtgggaatcgtcccactaaaaactcattctctctcttccttaccttcgcggtacgcccgttaggaatGACATAGAAAAGGGGGGggggcgtacatgagtacactctaatagctatagtaagcgttccatcgccttaagttgttcactgtTAAGTgatttaagaataaaaaaaaatctcgatgacttctgccaagattttttttacagaatcccATCATGAATACTTCTaaagatccctgaagaaattatacTAACTTTCTGTCTGATTCTCAATCTATTATCATTATCTattactccagatttttttcaagaaatggcAAAAAAGCTTTAAGCTTAGTTTCctgctcccaagtagagcgctcaagtaaaattcctcctttttacgtaagtaattttgacatttgtttaactgacagtaTTTTAACGAaatgatgctgtaagaaggatgtgaagaaaagggcaccaggttgtttacgatttggaaatTTCGTGAgcgtgtggggaaaatgattcATTTATGACTTTTGGttgggcttctggggaaaatccagatagtgagatttcaacggaATTGTGAAGCGTTCCAAGGAAAATACCGAtaagagacattgcgctgggacTCTGGGGGAAATTtaaatggtattacagcgagatcTATCATGGTTAGGTACTAATTATAAactctgcaatattggagttcggactacggtgtgAGGAATTCTTCTGGGGCTCTGACGGTTTCTTtatgaagttcttgaagaaactctggGACAAAGCCTATCGGGAAATTTAATGGAAATTGAATGAAGATCTAcaaaggattctttgtgatgaacctcctggcattccgtacgaatgtttttctttgggatttcgcagaaaatcttcttgaaattctcccaggagttcgctgggaattcttataaaatgtctctgaggttttcattagaagttctacaaaaaatgccTCCATGGGTGCTTTCTAATGTTTTTCCCAGGGTTTTATAGcatgggatcttctaggagttccttcagcatgttttcaaagattctaccaggagtttttttttcaaatcatccTCAAATAATTTTAACCgggatttctctagtattttttccGGGTTCACttagatatttattcggagattcgcgcaggagttccttccgggatcattttaagaattccatctaggatttctacaggaatgcattctaagatttctctatgagttccttttttcaaaaatagaatcatttgggattccttcaggttttctctggacgtttcCCATTATAATCTTCAAggaattacttttgggatttttcctggaatttctccggagattcctcgagtaattcctccggaaattcctccaggaattattccggagattcatccaggaattcttccagatattactccaggcattcctccgcggatgccttcaagaattcctacgaggattcctccaggaattcctccggatattcctccaggaattcctccggggttgccttcaggaattcctgcgggcattcctccaggaattcctcgaagtaatatcgggaggaactcctggagtaatatccggaggaattcctggaggaatctccggaggaattcctggaggagtctccggatgaattccttggggaatctccagaggaattcctggaggaatctccggtggaattcctagaggaatctccggaggaattcctggaggaatttccggaaaaaatcctggacgaatctccggacgaattgctggagaaatctccgtaggaattcctggaggaattcctggagcaatatccggaggaattccaggaagaatctctcgaagagattcctggaggaatctccagaggaattattggagaaatttcagaagggatttctggatatttgctccagaagatcctccggggattgctccagaaatgcctccggggtttcctccggaaaattccccctggaatccctccgaggattcccggggaagtcctgcagcaattctcgagaaatctcctggaagagttcccgatgaacttctggatgaattgcacgggaatttcagaggaactcctggaaattttcccggagaatacctggtggaattatgggttaactcatggaggaattccctaggtaattgtagatgagttcctgggaaactgcaggaggaatttcctggaaactcatttggtagttccaggggaatttctgcaacactttccggggaactcctgcagaaattctcgaaaatcttCTTTTATAGAGGAATCACCTGAGAATTTCCTGGTGATTTCctaggaattccctggagaaatttccggaacactccttgagcaattccctggaggaattcctgttaatCTCCTGTAGGAAGAACTGaaggagaacttctggatgaattcccgtgtaGTCCTGGGGGATATCGGGAGGAATTATCGGGGAGCTCCTGCAAGaactcttttgagaattttcgagaactagccGGCTTGCTCCTGGAATTAAGAGCTTTTATCATGAGGAACTCAAAAAcacaatttttgcaaaattctcAGTCCTCGAAACCACCAGTTTCTCTTGGACTCACAGCTTCTTTGAAGAACTTGAGGAGCTTCGTCGAgttactagttttttttttaatagtatttcCCGCTTCCTGCAGAATCTCGGAGAATGCCCGGACTCCTATAAAATCATATCTTTCTCCCATGAGTTTTGGAATTTCCTTCCCTAttacttttcttttttctcgtggATTGATTAGGTAATTCATTCTTCAAATCTTCGGATTTTTACTGCACTAATTTTCTCTCTATAACCCCATTATCGTCCCGAGATTGTCCCACAATTACCACCGTAGCATCCGCTTTTAGGAAACCTCCAATTTCTTTCGATAGAGCAATACAGAGCAAGAGGAATGCCgaagattctcacataattcgcTTCTTCCAGGAAACACACATATTCACCGAACTGAAATTCACGCTCATTGCGTTTGCCGCAGCGGCAGAGTTGCATTTTTTTAGTACATACCGCAGTGTTTCCGCATTCCGTTTCCGGCCCCATTGCGTTTCCCGCTTCAAACTGGTGTTGTTTCTGGATTTCttcccttgtcaaatatttgaccctgtgtacttcaggcctaaggcccctgtgtacaaATAGCCAATTGATATttttggtgcgaaagaagaaacaaaaagaaagaaaaatgttACTTTTACTCACGTATGTGACAACCCCAaacccacctaatgcatctgacaggagccaacatctatcgtgtaaccacaatggaatgctttgtggatacccaaatgtttacatacaagatgttggattcttaaagatGGCGGCCTAGCACCCTGGTGCTTTTACTCATCGACATATTAtcccgtacggaaaattaacaacatgactgaaagcatcgcatgacagtgccatctgttggcaaatttttgtggctgcgaattacttatcaactgcgaacgcttaagtaattttgattgcaaaagttttacgtgaccattacttgtacATTACCTTTTACACAGTACTAGCCATTAAGATGAACTCTCGGatgacttgaaaaaaaaaaatggcagttGAAACAAATCCGAAAAACATCCAGAAGAACTTCTCGAACAATATTTTAAAGaccttcaaaagaattccagcacagattaaaatattgagatttacatgtcatgtaaacttcagtttagtcatgtaaacttagtattatgatggtttacatgatatataatgtacaTTTgtgtgctgaattacatgacatataatggaagtttacatgatatttcatgacttttacatggcatgccatgtaaacttttgtgatatcccacgctccaattatgtgcatcatatgtcaccgaattttacattcttttttcgatctgtgtgggtgaacttcttgaagaattttctaatcAACTtttaaaatatctggagaaatacttgaatgtACTGGTATTTTAAGATAAACTTTTCGGACATTTGCCAGATAAACATATAATTGAATTCCTGCCTGCCGTTCTACGTATAATTGTCCCatattatatgggattcccatataacatggggaaATTGAGCGTAGAACGGTAGTGCAGGAATATCTAAAATatttttctgaggaaatcttggaaaaatttctgaggaacatCTGAAAAGAACAATCAAAGGAACATGAGGAACAACTCACGACAGAAAAATCGGGTAAAATCATTAGTAAAATGTGAattaaaagaatccccgaagaatcttctagaaaAATTGCCATAAAAACTGCTTAAAGTATTTCAGTAGGAGTTTTAGTGCTTTTAAAGCCCTATTCCTTAGGTACACGTCAAGGTTCTTTTAAATTCTCAATTTGCTTTACTTCTATCTCCAGCAATAGTAATCGACCTCACCATCTTGCTTCCGATGACATCCAGTATAGCGATAGCTTCCGCAATCTTATGTGTAGGCGATGAAGGCGTTaattgtagggaatcgcgccacttgggcggtggcttctattttcgtctgttttccgctataactcagtcaaatttgaaccaattgacacaattgttggaatgcggtgagataggtatagtatatacccgtgtacaatatttcaagtcaattggttcaaaattgactgggttatagtgggaaacagacgaatatagaagccaccgcccaagtggcgcgaatCCCTAGGATTATTCGATAATTtggttattttttaagatttggtTGCTGTATATCTCATCACGGAAAAGGCCGTCGCTATTGCAGTATTGAAGAAGTGAATACGAACACAATAATTGTGTCACAGTTTCCAAAACAGAGCCTTATTTATTACAACTAATTAGCGTATGCCGTAGCACGCATGTACGGCAAGTTTCTGAGCACTTCCAAATAAATACCTAAAACGACGATCGATGGTGGGATTATAGTGGCACGAACGTACGATACAGTATTCAGCACCTTCAACAGCACCAATGCAATGTGTTGACTCCAACGGTAAGTTATGAATGTGTAGGGAGACTAATATGAATCGCGAGTAACTTTACAACAATTTCTCAGAATAGGCAATGGAAATGGATCTAATATACAACTTTTTTATAAAACATGCAAAAACTTCCATCTTTAATCTtctaccgactttttgaaccctttAAGCACATTATCCTCTGAGAATAAAACAGTATAAACATCTCATATAACGATCAAACAAAAAAAGGGGTACTCCCTTTCAAACATCTCAAGACTTATTTTGCAATTTATTCAGTtcagtttcattcagtctgttaTTTCAGTTTAAACCTACAATTTAAACATAAAAACTGAGTAATACGATTATTGCTTAGACGATTCTTCGGTCACTTTTCTTTGATCACTGTTCGCCAAAAAGACCCTTAAAGGTAAAAATTTTgctcaaaaaaaaatgaatacggTGTGTTTGTTATCAAAGTATTGATAAAGCATTATTGAGGTATGCTACTCCAAAATCATTTCAACCAATTGGCTTATGACCAGCAAGATAACGATGTCGGTAATGTTCCAATAAAATTTCAAGAAAGTTGCAACTTACAAAAGTTGTAGCTGAACATCAAACACTATTTGGTTTTCACTACTTGCTAGTATTTTCATTTCCTGTCCCAAATAGTGGCATGCCCCAAAAATCACTTTCCACGAATTATTCAGGCTTAGTGCGCTATCAGGCTGATCGTAAAATGATGTTCTCCCACTTTTTTGACAATCACTGCATTGTTGAACATAGAACATGAAGACATAAGATTTTTTGTTTGTCTTTTGTAGTACTCGAATAAGGTTGATAAGAAATATATGACTCATTCAGATAACTTCGACTGCCAGCACAGAGGTGTCATCATGTCCCAATTGTAGAACGATACCAGTCGTTGATTGCAGTCGATAAGGAACGGAACTGTTTGATTCtcgtctttattttttttttttggttttttgaaaagtggaaatcaataTGCGTACGGTGGTATTTTTCAGTGTGGCTTGTTCTGTGTTTCTGAGTAAAATAGATGGCCTAGATGTGCAAGGACCATGCCGTAATCTAGcagtggaaaatcaatttaaagtgGATCAGGTATGTTAGATCAGCTAAATAAGTAGTTTTACATTGGAGTCTAATGCAATTGCCAAATGAAACTGATTCAGAATCATAAATGAATCATTTTGTATTTAAAATTACAATACCTAACATTAGCAATGAATTTAGGATGATAATTTCTCATATCAACACATGTATTAACCTCATTTCAGTACATGGGAACCTGGTACGAGGTAAAACGCTATGAAAATGAAAACCAACCGAGCGGAGATTGTGTGACCGCACAGTACACCCTCAATTCAACCTCCATGGAAGTAGCCGTTGAAAACACCATGAAGCTTCTACCGAACCAATCGCCATTGGTAGCATATGGTCAAGCAGTTCTCGCCAGCGCCACCAGTACCGAAGCCAAACTGTTGGTACGGTTCAACAGCACCCCGGAGAGCACACCTAGTTCCAACTACTGGGTGCTAAAGACTGACTATCAGCAGTATGCCATCGTGTGGTCCTGCCATGCCAATGGGGAAAATTCAACCGGTATGTAAA contains:
- the LOC109621419 gene encoding lazarillo protein-like, which codes for MRTVVFFSVACSVFLSKIDGLDVQGPCRNLAVENQFKVDQYMGTWYEVKRYENENQPSGDCVTAQYTLNSTSMEVAVENTMKLLPNQSPLVAYGQAVLASATSTEAKLLVRFNSTPESTPSSNYWVLKTDYQQYAIVWSCHANGENSTESAWVLSRNPVMNAESKTIVESLINQYLKQESFRDTKQGDEFCSSATMVKISNILLLVYVLLSLAKF